In Candidatus Buchananbacteria bacterium CG10_big_fil_rev_8_21_14_0_10_42_9, the genomic stretch AAAATCAATAAACAAATTATAAAGAATTTATAAACTATTATGACGAACTACTTAATCTACGGCCGTGTCTCTACCTCTCGTCAGGCCGAACGAGAACTCAGTATCCCGGCACAGGTCAAAGCGTGCCAGAAGTACGGCATGGATCACCACTGGACTCTTGCTCCGGATGGTATCTATGAGGAGAAGGGCGAATCAGCTCGCACCGTCGAACGTCCACAGCTTCAGAAAATGCTTCACCGGGCAAAGACCGACAGCAAGATCGATGTTATCTTGATGCACAAACTTGATCGCATGTGCCGCAACGTCGCGGATTATGCGGCGATCAAGATGATGCTCAAAAAACACGACGTTCGGCTGATCTCGGTAGTCGAGCAATTCGATGAGTCGTTTTCCGGCGAGCTTGTTGAGAACATTATGTCCTCGATTGCCCAATGGACATCCCAGAACATCAGCTGGGAGGTCAGGAAGGGTCTTAAAGAGGCCGTAGAGCGTGGCCGGTTCCCCGGTGTAGCACCGCTCGGGTATTTGAACGATAAGAAGACCAAGTCTCTTATAGTCGATAACATTCGGGCTCCGTATGTGAAGCTGGCATTCGAGCTCTACGCCACCGGAAAGTATTCTTACGATTCTCTTTCGGAAGATCTCAATAAGCGAGGTTTGCGGACTCGCGGCGGCAAATTAATCGGCCGCAAGACCATTGAACATGTACTGGCCAACACCATCTATTACGGACTCATCAAAACCCGGTCAGCGACCTCCCAGGCAAACTTTCCGCCCCTCATTACCAAGAAGGTCTTTGATGACGTTCAGGAAGTCATCCAACAGCATAATCACTACGCTGATCGCACTCGCAAGCACATCTACCCACTGTCAGGCCATATGAGGTGCGGTTACTGTGGCTCGATGCTTGTCGGACAGGTTAAGAAAGGCCACCTTTATTACAATTGCAGTCATCGCAGGGATCGTAGTTGTCCGGAGAAAAAATACATCCGTTTTGAAGGCATCGAAGAGCAGGTAACGAATCATCTCTCACGGGTGCAGTTGCCGGATAAGTTCAAGAAGGTACTTGATGCCTACTTCCAGCACTTCGCCAAAGAACGTCTCTCGCAGGAGGAACGTGAACGCAAAAGTCTCAAACAGGAGCTGGTCAGGGTTCAACAGCAGATCCGCAACATTGTGGTGGACCGGTCAAAACGTATCATCGATGCCGAGGTCTTTATAAAGATTCAGGACGAGCTTCTGAGGGAGAAGGAGATGTATCAGGATCGACTGGCAGTGCTTGAGGGTAAGTCGGACAAGTTCGTTCAAAAGTTTAATGAGCTACTCGATTTCACCGATCACGCAGATAAGGTGTACAGCACCAGTGGAACGTACCAAAAGCGCACGATTCTGAAGCTCTGTTTCGATGGCTTTACGGTGCAAAATCAAAAACTGACGCCTATCTGGACGCCAGTCTTTGATGTTCTTATGGACTTACAAGTTTCCAAGCTCAACCCTCCGCAAGACCCTGACAATGGGTCAAAAAGCCTTGCAAACTCAAAGGTTCTAACTTGGAAATCTGGCGGGGACGAAGGGACTCGAACCCTCGACCTCCTGCGTGACAGGCAGGCGCTCTAACCAGCTGAGCTACGCCCCCAAATTAAGTTTTTTCTTCAAGAACCTTCTACCCGCAGCAGTTTTAAAGTATAACTCGCGTTTTCTTGCTTCTGCAATAGAACCGTATTGTTCAGTATCATATGGTTGCAGGCGCTCCCCGCCCGACTGAACTGCGTCAGTCGTTCGGGCGGGTAACCTCCGCCAAAGGCGATTCGGGTAAAGCTACGCCCCCATTATGTTGCCATTCTGAACTCCACGCGAGGCCACGTCAGACGTGGCGAGGCCGCATGGCTTTGTGTTTCAGAATCTCTAGCATTATACAAAATAGAGATTCCGGGTCAAGCCCGGAATGACTATTTGTTTAAATTTTTTTTGACCCCTTGCCCTCTAAAAGGCTCGGTGAGATCCCTCGACAAGCTCAGGATGACGCTATGCGTCATTTTTTCAATTGTTCAACAATTGCTTGGAAAACTTTCGGATATTTTTGCGCGATTTCGGATAAAACTTTGCGGTCAAGTTCAATTTTATTTTTCTTCAACAAATTGATAAATTTGCTGTAGGATAATCCGTGTTCGCGAACAGCAGCGTTTAAGCGCACTTGCCATAAACGGCGGTTTACGCCTTTTTTCTTGCGCCGGTCAAAATGTGCTCGGGCTCCGGCCTTTGTTACCGCGGTTTTGGCTAGGCGAATAGAACTTTTTCGTCCCCATTTGTAACCTTTCGCCTTTTTCAAAAGGCGTTTTCGTTTTTTTAAATGACTTGGTCCGCGTTTAACTCGGGGCATAGATGTAAAAATTAACTATAAGGAAGTCGCGATCTTATATTTTTATTAAGCGCTTTTGGCAACCTGCGTTTGCGACGCTTAGCACGGCCAACCTTGCCGCTTTCGCGCGCGTTAAAGTGATCCTGGCCGGCTTTTTTGGCCATTAATTTCGTAGTTTTTTTACGCTTAGGTTTTGACAGTTTAATTTTTTTGGCTGTCATTTTGTGGGTTTTTTGCTTCATTGTTTTGCGATAGTGATATTTAGTTTGTTGCCTTGCTGGTCTAAATTTTGTTCAACTTTTATGTCTTCAGTCGCTTTAATATTATTAATAAACTCCTGAATGTTTTCTTTAGCTAAATCGGTGTGTCGGCGTTCGCGGCCTTTCAGCATCATTTCAATTCTGACTTTTTGTCCTTCGGCTAAAAATTTCTTGGCTTGATTTAAACGAAGATCAACATCATGTTTACCCATCCGAAAAGTTAAGCGAATACCCTTGATGTCAACTTTCTTTTGTTTGGATTGGGCTTTCCGGGCTTCTTTTTGCTCTTCGTATTTAAATTTATTGTAGTCAATGAGCTTGGCGACTGGCGGCTCGGCCTTAGGGGAGACTTCGACTAAATCAAATCCACGTTCCGCGGCTAAAGCCAAAGCTTTATCAATGTCCATTTCACCAACCCGCGCACCGATTTCATCAATCACTTGCACTACCCGAGCTTTAATGCGGTTATTAACCCGGTATTCTTTTTTATCTGATGTTGGCTTATGCCGTTTGCGCGATATTCTCAAGGCAGTGTATGTTATGGAATTAGTGATACGGTCTGGTGCCCTGAACCAGAACAAGTACGGTTCAGGACTACCCCAAACCGTGTTGCTTCGCAACTCTGGTTTGCGGGTGGAGATGAGGGGCCTCACACCCCTGTCCAAAAAACTTCGTCAAAACCCATCTACTATGATAGCTAACCTTGGTAGTTCAAAGAAAAGATAATAAGGTTAGCGAAAATCTTAACTTCTAGTCTGGGGAAGTGTTCTCGTTTAAGCCAGACAACTTAAACGAGTAAGCCTTATGTTAACACCGGGGATCACCTATAAGGCGTGAGTGGCCGATGGCTTACGATTGTTTAAGCGTAAGCAGGAACTAAGTTCAAGCCGCTAAAAGCGGTTTTAACCTTAGCGAATAGATTTTTTGCACTTATGTTGTGCGGCTAGTTTTACGCGCGGCCAGCGCGCATAGCGGATTTTAAAGAATTGTTTTTGTCGATTATTGACATCCCCATAAAGGATGAAAAACGGCTTACCGCCGTTTCATG encodes the following:
- a CDS encoding 50S ribosomal protein L35 → MKQKTHKMTAKKIKLSKPKRKKTTKLMAKKAGQDHFNARESGKVGRAKRRKRRLPKALNKNIRSRLPYS
- a CDS encoding translation initiation factor IF-3, producing MRSNTVWGSPEPYLFWFRAPDRITNSITYTALRISRKRHKPTSDKKEYRVNNRIKARVVQVIDEIGARVGEMDIDKALALAAERGFDLVEVSPKAEPPVAKLIDYNKFKYEEQKEARKAQSKQKKVDIKGIRLTFRMGKHDVDLRLNQAKKFLAEGQKVRIEMMLKGRERRHTDLAKENIQEFINNIKATEDIKVEQNLDQQGNKLNITIAKQ
- a CDS encoding 50S ribosomal protein L20, whose translation is MPRVKRGPSHLKKRKRLLKKAKGYKWGRKSSIRLAKTAVTKAGARAHFDRRKKKGVNRRLWQVRLNAAVREHGLSYSKFINLLKKNKIELDRKVLSEIAQKYPKVFQAIVEQLKK